From one Microbacter margulisiae genomic stretch:
- a CDS encoding peptidylprolyl isomerase, which translates to MTVTIETSLGSMLVRLYDETPLHRDNFIKLAQSGFYNDLLFHRVIKNFMIQTGDPESKNADRHKHLGAGGPGYTLPAEIIFPQLFHKRGALAAARQGDEVNPNRASSGSQFYIVQGQTMTDDELDQFEQSARYAKEKEVFQQIASTMRDKIVALQRNNDTEGLNTLRDEIYADTQKKVDAMDPFRFTPEQREAYKSVGGTSFLDGNYTVFGEVLEGFDVIDTIADVKTDSHDRPHDDVRIINITVNE; encoded by the coding sequence ATGACAGTTACTATTGAAACTTCGCTGGGATCAATGCTCGTCAGGCTGTATGACGAGACTCCGCTACACCGTGATAACTTTATCAAACTGGCACAATCCGGATTTTATAACGATCTGTTGTTCCATCGTGTAATCAAAAATTTCATGATTCAAACCGGCGATCCTGAATCGAAGAATGCCGACCGCCATAAACATCTTGGAGCAGGTGGTCCTGGCTATACACTGCCTGCCGAAATCATATTCCCGCAACTTTTCCACAAACGTGGCGCTTTGGCAGCTGCCCGTCAGGGTGATGAAGTAAACCCTAACCGTGCTTCTTCCGGATCGCAGTTCTATATTGTCCAGGGACAAACAATGACCGACGATGAACTGGATCAGTTTGAACAATCTGCCCGTTATGCAAAGGAAAAAGAAGTTTTTCAACAAATCGCCTCAACCATGCGCGACAAGATTGTTGCTTTGCAAAGAAACAACGACACAGAGGGTCTCAATACATTACGGGATGAAATTTACGCAGATACACAAAAAAAGGTTGATGCAATGGACCCGTTCCGTTTCACTCCAGAACAACGTGAAGCATACAAATCAGTCGGTGGAACTTCATTTTTAGATGGAAACTACACTGTTTTCGGTGAAGTGCTGGAAGGTTTTGATGTCATTGATACCATTGCGGATGTAAAGACTGACTCTCACGATCGTCCGCACGACGATGTCCGCATCATAAACATCACGGTTAACGAGTAG